Proteins co-encoded in one Coregonus clupeaformis isolate EN_2021a chromosome 17, ASM2061545v1, whole genome shotgun sequence genomic window:
- the LOC121586089 gene encoding 39S ribosomal protein L32, mitochondrial, whose amino-acid sequence MNLSGLVCFMRRSLLQMECRIIQATGLDRQFAPALAVHGPSIHPQPHDEQEATTEPSFLDNVLWMAAPKKRRTIEINRTRRRDPSFMLKVKTNIEPCVECGHLKQKHILCGFCYEKIRKETALIRGQIKAMEGRPLNTAVQETLVLYDSESPGESDKDKRIVERSRKRPSWFRTY is encoded by the exons ATGAATTTGTCTGGTTTAGTGTGTTTTATGAGACGTTCGTTGTTACAGATGGAATGCAGAATTATACAGGCTACAGGACTTGACAGACAGTTTG CCCCAGCTCTAGCTGTCCATGGCCCCAGCATCCACCCGCAGCCCCACGATGAGCAAGAAGCGACCACGGAGCCCAGCTTCCTGGACAATGTGCTCTGGATGGCAGCACCCAAGAAGAGACGGACAATAGAAATCAACCGGACTAGAAGACGAGACCCAAGCTTTATGCTCAAAGTTAAG ACCAACATTGAGCCGTGCGTGGAGTGTGGCCACCTGAAGCAGAAGCACATCCTGTGTGGGTTCTGTTATGAGAAGATCAGGAAGGAGACAGCGCTGATCCGAGGTCAGATTAAAGCCATGGAGGGCAGGCCTCTCAACACAGCAGTGCAGGAGACCCTGGTCCTGTATGACAGTGAGAGTCCAGGGGAGTCCGACAAAGACAAGAGGATAGTGGAGAGAAGCAGGAAACGACCCTCCTGGTTCCGTACCTATTGA